The DNA segment GGAGCAAGGGTGCAGGAGGAACGGAGCGGATCGCATTAGAGGAAAAGCGGGAAGGCGAATGTAGCACTTGAGAGGACAAGCGGCGCGGGATGGACAGAGGGAGTTCGAGGCTCCCTCGCACCGGTGCAAAAGTGATGTCTCGTTGCCTAATCGATTACTCCACTTCTGAGAGCTTCGTTTGAGTGGGTAGATGCTGGGCGCCCGGTAGCCCCGTGGTGAGCTGAGAGGATTCACCCATTTCCACGGCGTCTGCCCGTATGGAACTTAATTATCAGAGAAAAAAATGGAGACCTGCCACCTAGTGGCAGCCCTTTCACTTGCAGGAATGCGATGCGCCCCGCTCAAAAAAAAGCATAACAGGATAATTTGGACAAACTTGTATCGACCAataagagacagaaagagagcagCGTGGATGAGAGAGCAAACTCTCACGTTAATGATATCCGAGCAGAAATAAAGAAGCGGAAACTGACTTGGGCGGAGCACGTAATGAGCGGGACTGGTAAATCCCACAGCATCGCGGGCCAACCGAATGGATTCCACGGGAAGCGAAACGTATCGGGGGCGACATAGAATCAGGTGGGGAGATAAGATAATTGCCTGAGATCATATGGCCCATTGGAGACcgatgggagatgcctttgtcatGCGGTGGACGCATAGGCTAGCtaggctgatgatgctgatgatgatcgcCGGAAACAtgtgaaaacaaaagaaaaagattaCTACGTGCGCATGCTGTCTGGAAGCACTGGCGTTATGCGTTTTACTAGACCTGGTAGTACAATTTCTTGTTAAATTTTCACCAATACCAACGCGCCTAAAGGGCAATACAAAATGCTCTTATCGTTAAAAATTGGTCACCGCACGCGAAGAAATGAATactgtgaggcagaagaacgcaccagcaaattcacctttttacttcaggtaggccgaagcagcagctaccgactagccacagcttagcaacacttcgtcttcttcgcacgacccgatgaccgatgatgattacgctgagatgaagatgaaggtcactcacagtgcttacaacattccccctcccgaacgaaagcgaccatcctggtcgcaaattaaatcttaaggtcggcggttaaagggtttcaagcgcgacacgtgcacaatctcggtgccgcgacaccgacgatcgcgaacaggcgatgcaggtgtgatgagatagtttacaggggaagtttgttccagaaccgtgtacgggccaataaaacggctcagaaacttttcacacaggccggggatgcgagtaggtgtccagagtagcacttcgtctccagggcggaaagacactgagcgatgagtcgcatcatacgtgcttttcctggaagcttgagtggcttcagtttgaaggcgggcacgatcacggcagtgggcgatacgagacacgaactgttcgtgggaaggcgcggcagaaggagtagaagctgtgaagaaagatgcttcgagggagaaggtaggatggcgggcataaacaagaaaaaacggagagtaggtggtggttcgttgaacggcagtgttgtaggcgaatgttacaaaggggagtaaagagtcccagttgttgtgctgagggtgaatgtaggtggatagcatatcagaaagagtgcgatgaaagcgttctgtgaggccattggtctgagggtggtaaggagatgtagttttatgcaccgtgcctgaagcatgaagcactgcggcgaggacggtggagaggaacgacttgccacgatcgctaaggaggaggcgaggggcgccgtggcgaagaagtatggtgtggaggaagaagttggcgatttcggaagcggagccggaaggaagtgctgcggtttcagcgtatcgggtgaggtggtcaacggcagtaacgacccagcggttgccagctggagtcaagggcaggggtccatacaagtcgattccgacgacttcgaaaggtgtggaaggacatgggagaggttgcaagagaccggcaggaggcgacgtagagcgcttgcgtcgttgacaagggatgcaagacgctacgtattttaatactgaggttgaaaggccaggccagaagaaacctGTGTTGTTGATGGCGAAGGACAAGGTGGTGCTGACGGTGGAGATGCTGTGCCTATGGATGAGAGTGGGGACACGGAGAGGAATGATGCTGCTGAAGATAAAGAAGGATTAGGCAAAACAGGTTCAAAGCCTGCAAGCAAGCCTGCTAAGCCAGCAGGTTCTGCTACTAAGGCTTCCGAGCCGAAATCTCCCAACAGGGGACAGCCAGCAGGTAAATCTGCTGACAAGAAAGATGGCAGTGCACGCCAGGATCAAGGGTCTAAGAAGAGCGGCACAAAAGGGAAGGGCTGGTGCACTGTTTGTGAGGTGCACTTTGACGGCAGCTTCCTTGACCATCGGCGGAATGAAGACCACAAGGTGAAACGGGATGAAAAGTACCCAAAGTGCCACCCTTGCAGCATGGGCTTTAACAACCGCATGCAGTATGAGCAACACTGTGCTGGTGACTTTCATCGCAAGAACGTGGAAGTACTTGACAATGAAGTGGATGAGACAGCTGGTCCTCTAGGCGAGGAATACCTCGAGGAAGTCAGTGCCTACTTTTGCACACTTTGCAAGTTGTTGCTGAAGGCCGAGCTGAAATCTCATCACTGTTGTACACAGGGTCACTATAGGCGACACAGAGATATCAAGCGCAAAGAAGAAGCTGCTGCGAAGGCCAAAAGTGGAAAAGAGAAACAGactgaagaggaggaggaagatgtCAGCCAGATGGCCTTCACTGTAACTGATGAAATATTTAGTGACGAAGAGTCAAAGGCCGCCACTGATGCAGCAGCTGACGCAGCCAAGGAGCCCAAGCAAGACAAGCCTGCTGAGGGGTCGCATGAGGTTGAGCCACAGAAAGAGGGACCCCCAGACACAGTAAAGGAAGAGCCTCCTGTTGTAGAAGAGCAGGAAGAGCTTAAAGCTGAGGTTAAGCTTGAGCCACTTGAGGATGAGCACTCTGCAGAAGATGGCGCTGCACTCGAGGGTAAACAGGGGGCTGAAAGTGATGCGGGCACAGCAGTagcttgtgaggcagaagaacgcaccagcaaattcacctttttacttcaggtaggccgaagcagcagctaccgactagccacagcttagcaacacttcgtcttcttcgcacgacccgatgaccgatgatgattacgctgagatgaagatgaaggtcactcacagtgcttacaacacgAACAAATTTGGCTGAATGTGGAAAGGCAATGCGAATGAAACAAAAATGTCTTTACGCAAGAAACATTAAATGTACACTGTCTAGGGCTTCGACCATGTGACGTCGGCAAACCCTGAAAATTGGAAGTGAAAGTCTAAAAATTGCACATCTCCTAGATTGGAACGCAGctacttgcccccccccccccccaccccccccccacccccctgtcGCCGGAATTATGCATAAACAGTGCGGTAGAGCTCGGCCACTTTGAAGCAGAAGGAGCACGAGCCCAGTGGTTTATGCAAAAGGCTCGGGCCGACACTAAATTATTCACTATACACTTGAACTACGCCAAGAAGAGAAAAGCAGGTGCAAGCTTTATTAACATTCGGAAAACAAGATATCCTCCGCATGAATATTTGCACGTCGCGAGGCAGATGAAAATTACCCTTTGTTCCTGCGCACTTATTTCGGCTGTCCTATACGGAAACTCAATAATGAAATCACGCAAAAGCTAAGAAATTCCGCAAAGATTCGGAGATACGCGAGTACAGATACAGGTGCACACATGGAGAAAAACACAAATTAAGCTTCGCTGCAAGAAGACGGTGATAGTTTGTTAGCATCACCGAGCTTCGCAGCAGTGTCAGAACTCTGCCTGCACACGCAGAAGaatactaccgtatttactcgcgtatagGTACACctacgaatttttttttcagaaccgcGCTCTCGAAACTTGGGGGCCGACCAATGCGCGAAACGAGGCCAGGGCGCGGCGCCAACCCGTCTGCAAACGCAAAAAAAGGGAGAGAACGCCAACGGCGTTACTGACGAAAGTCCTGCGTTCTGGGCGGCTTCGAGCCTGCTCAAAAAGGTTTGACGCCCCCTGCCTTTGTCAAGAGCTAGCcgttccggttagctcagtttATAAAGCGACTGccccggtgaagcggtggtcccgggttcgaaccccggaccaagacgaatctttaactacgaagtttctgtggaagttgtttagctttcctttgtagccgtatgactgcgcttggaTATGTGCCAATCAGTAGTTACTCCCCTACTACAAAACATACTCCgtcttgggggattcccctaaaaacaTTTGGCCGAAGATTTTCAGATAAGACCTATGCCAAGAAAAAAACAGCCCCACCGGGCCGATCGCGCGCTCTAAAGGTCTCGTCGTAAAAACGAAACTTCTCCCAGTCGTTCAGTCACACGGCAAGTCATGCCTCTTGAATGCGGGTGATCGTTCTCGGCAGCGCTGAGGCGTCGAAaaattgcagcagcagcagcagcagctggcgaGTTCCATCTACGTCAGATACTGATAAAAGCAGCGAATAGCGCCGTTTTGCATGCGATAGCAATGCAAACCTTTACGCGAGCCCTGGAGGATTAATACCGTTAACACTTTATTGTCCAGTGTCGCGAATCCGTGACACACCGTTTTCACGCCATGTACTCATTACTGCACAGAGCTTGACGTCGTGACATTACTGCACAAGTTAGACGTCGAAGTGTTTTTTTCAGGAAGCGCTTTGCGATAAAAGTGTTCAGCATCACAGTGAAGGAAGCTGTGTGAGGAAAAATGGGGCGCGAATGCGCGACTTCCAGCCAGCGTTTAACGACTCCTCGCCTCTCATTTTCAGGCAACCACTGCGGGAAAAATAGAAAGCCAAAAATTGGACCAAATATTGTCTTCTGCCTGGGCCTTCCATTTGGTTCAGCGCCTTCGAGCTGGTCCTTAACGAATCGGGTATTGAAGGGTTAACGAACGGCACGGGTGACGCTGCGCCCATTAGGTGTTTTTGTGGAACTTTACTCGAACGAAATGAAGGCGTTGACTTCTCGCGTCTTTCCTTGCGCGTTCTTCGGAACGAAGCTAATTGTGAAttgtggggcttaacgtcccgaagcgacacatacgggctatgagggataccgcagcggagggctccggattaatttagaacGCCCGGGGCTCTTAACGTGCGCTATCATCCCAAAGGgcacaagcgttttttttttatttatttcggcTTCATCATAATACAGCCGCCGCGACAGGTATCGAACCCGtaaccttgggatcagcagcctaacgccaaagccactcagtcaccgcggcgggtatgcacactaaacacgaatctACCGAAATGGTGGTTTCAAAGGGACGTATAGCGTTACAATTCCCCCGCTCTAGAAATTTATTCCGTCACTGGGAAATAAAATCGGTTCAAATTGGGGATCATACGCGTAACATAACCCGATTTTATTCCCAGCTTAAAAAGGTATCTTTTCGTCATTTTCGTAAAAAAATATCCTATTGAAAGGCTTAAGCTTCACCGGATCCGGTTCAGGCAGGTGCTTTTATTTTCTAACGGAATCCGAAACGAAGAGCACTATTGTTTAAAGCTAGTAATCAGCTGTTACATAGAAATATGTCATGTAATTACGTTCGAATGACATTTGAATTTGTTTTAAACACTAAAATTCGAATTTCAATCGGAACCGAGTGCTTCGTCTTCTCCCACGTCCAACAACCGAAGCAAGCAATTAACGATAAAAATCTGTAGAAAGTCAAAGGAAATGTTATTTTCGCGTTTTATTAGCAAACTTGCAGAAGCAGGAAAAATGAGAAAGCATTAATCGCTATCTGACGGGCACCACCAAAGACTCGCCTGCCATTCGCACAAACCAGCTGCTGGAAGTTGACTGTTGCCCTCGTTGGCCACGTTTGTGACAGCTGGCAGCCAGGTTATCAGTTGAAAGTTGGCGCTTATGTGCGTGTAGTCTTCTCGTCGCGTCGCCTGCCGCGCTATTCGCATAGCATgtttcaccaactcgcccaaacctTTACGCTTCCTATCAAGCAGGCCGCTTCATTTTCTTAGCGCAAACCACCAACTCCGTGTTGCGCCGGTATCGTCGCGATTCTTAAAACCTGCCGCATTGTGTGCTCACATTTCTTAAGTTACGGCTTGACATTACTACTGTCAAGTCTTGTCTTGAGACAAATTGCCCGAGTAGTgtctaaaacaattaaaaattatttttaatatgAAACCTGCACTTTACACCAACGGCTTAGACAAGATACAAACCTCAAATATGCTGAGCAAGTGAATTTTGCTAATACCAACTACAAGTTTGCCAAAAACCGCGTGCAGTATGGTGCCGGCGCCGCGGCTTGCTCGCCTGTATCGCTTGCGACCGACCCGGGGTGTGCAAATATGGCTGCTCGCGCTGGCGGTCTGAACTGTTGCTTGAAAGTTTTCGATTGTGCTTTGTGCTATAGCGACGTGAAGTGCGGTGTGTTTAGTGCGCATAGATTATATAATTAATCCGGCGGAGTTGCGTACGTGTGTGAAGCGTTGTACATGACGCGAGAGGGCAAGTTTTGGTACGTTCAGTAGCAACCACTCTACGCGCATTTATTGCAAAGTTCGCGACAACGCCGCTGCTTAGAATGCACTAACGAATTATTCCCCGTGCGTGGCTATCATAGCGGTCATGTGCCAAAAACGCAGCAGTTCATTAATTGTGTGTTATCGTCATGTGGTTTGTGCCTAAAAAGCGGAGCCGGAGACGTAAGATTTATGTTAAGTGTAACCTAACTTTgcgagagttcaccagcgccacctccgTCCCTTGCagcagacgtagcacgtcctgttataacgcgagtgccacgtaggagcgtgatcgaacggtgagggggGAAACCGTGCGATATCCCTCTTACGATACCTACGGCAtcgagactgccagaaccgaggccctcgttgaGCTATTTAGCAGAGAAGTGAAtagaaatgaagggctcgttatgacatcaacagtcgccgaaaccaaggtacatagagaatttttttaatttgtaatgttAATTAATGACAAATTATTAGTATGGATGAAAATCAATTGATAAGAAAGTAGAGatgtcttgatgtcataggtagcataagagggctcttttAATTTGTAATGTTAATTAATGACAAATTATTAGTGTGATCACCTTATGGATGAAAATCAATTGATAAGAAAGTAGAaatgtcttgatgccataggtagcataagagggctctcgcacagtttccacccacGCCATTGGATGACGTTCTACGTAATACTCGCGGTATTACAAGACGTGCTACATACACCGCTATAggtgagggtggcgctggtgaacactctcaaggttcgcttacacgcaaaacaaaaatacccacgaaagcagaagattggacagccgtcgccgtagctgagttggtagacgAGCGCCGGATTCGATATTcagaagtcgtgggttcggatcccgccggtggcgtggtttttatttttttcttctgttttatcATTGTCTTTATTCGACAGTTTAAAcgccaccggggggggggggcgggaatcAATTTATTCCACTTCAACAAAATAAAGTCAATTCCCATCGAGGAATGCGCTAGAGGGGAAGAGATCTTATGCCCGTCTAGGCATCTTTTTTGGCTTAGGTACAAAACGAAACGCGCGGTGATGAGTTCCGGTCACCTATATTTCGTGTTGGCGGCTCGGACTCACCGTCGGTCCACCTTCTCCGGGTCCCGAAATTAACCTATACGACTTATCAACCAATATTGCGAGTATCGGATGG comes from the Amblyomma americanum isolate KBUSLIRL-KWMA chromosome 1, ASM5285725v1, whole genome shotgun sequence genome and includes:
- the LOC144115920 gene encoding uncharacterized protein LOC144115920, which encodes MDESGDTERNDAAEDKEGLGKTGSKPASKPAKPAGSATKASEPKSPNRGQPAGKSADKKDGSARQDQGSKKSGTKGKGWCTVCEVHFDGSFLDHRRNEDHKVKRDEKYPKCHPCSMGFNNRMQYEQHCAGDFHRKNVEVLDNEVDETAGPLGEEYLEEVSAYFCTLCKLLLKAELKSHHCCTQGHYRRHRDIKRKEEAAAKAKSGKEKQTEEEEEDVSQMAFTVTDEIFSDEESKAATDAAADAAKEPKQDKPAEGSHEVEPQKEGPPDTVKEEPPVVEEQEELKAEVKLEPLEDEHSAEDGAALEGKQGAESDAGTAVASRASSLQQQRDQHQSRPRVKLGGSFKAKEELFPRLEEVRQRNQYRGRSASSGGAPGAKAGSRGPAAWSDVVTGQVQKVMHDLGDKDVENVFVEILTGKKGD